The Niastella koreensis GR20-10 genome includes a window with the following:
- a CDS encoding sulfite exporter TauE/SafE family protein — protein MGIFAAYSTTSLILIALSAFIIGLSKAGLKGIDMLNVTIMTIVFGGKASTGIVLPLLCVADVMAVKYYHRHAQWSHVRRLMPWMVIGILVGVFVGKDLNEAIFRKVMATIIVLTVIIMLVIEFRKTTVMPNNKLFVSGMGLVSGFTTMLGNLAGAFSNIYFLAMRLPKNDFIGTGAWIFLIINWFKLPFQVFYWNNITSSSLLTDLALVPFLILGFWCGIKLVAGIKDDLYRQVVIVLTLIGAIFIFLKR, from the coding sequence ATGGGAATATTTGCAGCGTACTCAACCACCAGTTTAATCCTGATAGCCTTGTCGGCCTTTATAATTGGGCTTTCCAAGGCAGGGCTCAAAGGCATCGACATGTTGAATGTTACTATTATGACCATTGTGTTCGGGGGAAAGGCATCTACAGGGATTGTATTACCCTTATTATGTGTGGCAGATGTGATGGCCGTAAAGTATTATCACCGGCATGCGCAATGGTCGCATGTGAGAAGGCTAATGCCCTGGATGGTGATTGGTATCCTGGTGGGGGTATTTGTAGGGAAAGACCTGAACGAGGCTATTTTCAGAAAAGTGATGGCCACCATCATTGTGCTTACTGTAATAATTATGCTGGTGATCGAATTCCGGAAGACGACGGTGATGCCCAACAACAAATTATTTGTATCCGGTATGGGTCTGGTATCGGGATTCACCACCATGCTGGGCAACCTGGCGGGCGCTTTTTCGAATATCTATTTTCTGGCCATGCGTTTGCCCAAGAACGATTTTATTGGAACCGGAGCCTGGATCTTTCTAATCATTAACTGGTTCAAACTGCCCTTCCAGGTCTTTTACTGGAACAATATTACCAGCTCGTCGTTACTGACCGATCTGGCGCTGGTGCCCTTTTTGATCCTGGGCTTCTGGTGCGGCATAAAACTGGTAGCCGGCATAAAAGACGATCTGTATCGCCAGGTAGTGATCGTGCTCACCCTCATTGGCGCCATCTTTATCTTTTTAAAAAGATAG
- a CDS encoding YCF48-related protein: MKAILCKIPRALTGLIVFFFITIGASAQWTAQTSGTTNSLRGVYFVNATTGWAVGANGTVRKTVNAGSTWTNQSTTTTQWNSAYFNSPTVGWIAGNGGAVRKTSDGGTTWSAQTSNTTQNINSIFFFNANTGWVAANNGNLQKTTDGGGTWASLNSGISNDLFDVKFVTATTGWIVGDNGRIRKTTDGGNTWSTQTSGTTQRLLSIYFMNANTGWISGDNGVVLKTTDGGTTWSMQTTPTNDDFYSITFVNANVGIAVGQNGTIIATADGGATWGIQTSNTGSRLYGVYFVNQGLGWAVGDNGTIIKTTAAGGHTWTEQNSNSTQTLRDIFFINQTNGWLAGDNGTIRKTTNGGNTWTTVTSGTPEDLRSIFFADANTGWVVGSNGTIRKSTNGGTTWTNQTNPGSSTLRSVFFISSTTGWVAGNNGQVLTTTDGGTTWTSRNTGITNRDYYDIQFVSASTGWVVGENGTIRKSTDGGINWSAQNSTVNDDLLGVYFVDASIGYAVGDNGTIIKTTNGGATWSQLNSGTGDRLNEVYFTSAATGWAVGQGGTILYTNDGGATWSAENSATSSEIRSVHFVAGGVGWSVGSNGDVQTYIISPLPVNFTSINANSVDCSTARIQWETAGETNNNHFDVQWSTDGSNWRTAGTVKSNGNSAGNQSYSFTYNNLAHGVNYFRLMQVDNDGRFGYSKQLSVSGACDIAGSELRVYPNPARVAVTLQLSNTALVGTTARLVNLQGHVLRQFTITKMNESLQLTGLPAGTYFIITANRQSYQIIKQ; this comes from the coding sequence ATGAAAGCCATTCTTTGCAAAATCCCCCGAGCCTTAACAGGCTTAATCGTTTTCTTCTTTATAACTATTGGGGCATCGGCCCAATGGACCGCACAAACCAGTGGAACTACCAATTCGCTACGTGGTGTGTATTTCGTAAATGCCACTACTGGCTGGGCTGTAGGCGCTAATGGCACGGTGCGTAAAACGGTAAACGCTGGCAGCACCTGGACCAATCAATCAACCACCACTACACAATGGAACAGTGCTTATTTTAATTCTCCAACCGTAGGATGGATAGCAGGTAATGGCGGCGCTGTTCGCAAAACAAGCGATGGCGGTACCACCTGGAGTGCCCAAACCAGTAACACCACTCAAAATATCAATAGCATTTTCTTTTTTAATGCCAACACCGGCTGGGTTGCTGCCAACAATGGCAATCTTCAGAAAACCACCGATGGCGGCGGCACCTGGGCAAGTTTAAACAGTGGCATCTCCAATGACCTGTTTGATGTAAAATTCGTGACCGCCACTACCGGTTGGATCGTTGGCGATAATGGCAGGATCCGCAAAACAACAGATGGCGGAAACACCTGGAGCACTCAAACCAGCGGCACCACCCAACGATTATTGAGCATTTACTTTATGAACGCCAATACCGGCTGGATCTCCGGCGACAATGGCGTGGTTCTTAAAACAACAGATGGCGGTACTACCTGGAGTATGCAAACCACCCCTACCAACGATGATTTTTACAGCATCACATTTGTGAATGCGAACGTGGGCATTGCAGTAGGCCAGAATGGTACTATCATTGCCACTGCCGATGGCGGCGCTACCTGGGGAATTCAAACCAGTAATACCGGTTCAAGACTGTATGGCGTATACTTTGTTAACCAGGGCCTGGGTTGGGCAGTTGGCGACAACGGCACCATCATTAAAACCACCGCAGCCGGTGGTCATACCTGGACCGAACAAAACAGCAACAGCACGCAAACCTTACGGGATATTTTCTTTATAAATCAAACCAATGGCTGGCTCGCGGGTGACAATGGCACCATTCGCAAAACAACCAATGGTGGCAATACCTGGACCACCGTAACCAGTGGCACCCCTGAAGACCTGCGCAGTATATTTTTTGCCGATGCCAATACCGGCTGGGTAGTTGGCTCCAATGGCACCATTCGTAAATCAACCAACGGCGGTACTACCTGGACCAATCAAACCAATCCCGGTTCAAGCACTTTAAGAAGTGTTTTCTTTATCAGCTCAACAACCGGCTGGGTGGCTGGGAATAACGGCCAGGTACTAACCACAACAGATGGTGGTACTACCTGGACTTCCCGAAACACCGGCATCACCAACCGGGATTATTATGATATTCAATTTGTGTCTGCCAGCACCGGCTGGGTGGTTGGTGAAAATGGAACTATCCGTAAATCAACAGACGGCGGCATAAACTGGTCGGCACAAAACAGTACTGTTAATGATGATTTACTGGGTGTTTATTTTGTTGATGCGAGTATTGGTTATGCGGTTGGTGACAATGGCACTATAATTAAAACAACCAACGGCGGCGCCACCTGGTCACAATTAAACAGCGGCACCGGCGACAGGTTAAATGAAGTTTATTTTACCTCCGCTGCCACCGGCTGGGCGGTTGGACAGGGCGGTACTATCTTATATACAAACGATGGAGGCGCCACCTGGAGTGCAGAGAACAGCGCTACCAGCAGCGAAATAAGAAGTGTTCATTTTGTTGCCGGAGGTGTTGGCTGGTCTGTAGGAAGCAATGGGGATGTGCAAACCTATATTATATCGCCATTGCCGGTAAACTTCACCAGCATCAATGCCAACAGCGTCGATTGCAGTACAGCCCGCATTCAATGGGAAACTGCCGGTGAAACCAATAACAACCATTTTGATGTGCAATGGTCAACAGATGGCAGCAACTGGCGTACAGCAGGCACCGTAAAAAGTAATGGCAACTCAGCAGGCAACCAATCCTACTCGTTCACCTATAACAACCTGGCGCACGGCGTAAATTATTTCAGGCTTATGCAGGTTGATAATGATGGCCGGTTCGGCTATTCAAAACAGCTTTCGGTATCAGGCGCCTGCGATATAGCTGGCAGCGAATTGCGGGTATATCCCAACCCCGCGCGCGTTGCAGTAACCCTGCAATTAAGCAATACGGCATTGGTAGGCACAACCGCCCGCCTGGTTAATCTGCAGGGACATGTGCTGCGTCAGTTCACCATTACTAAAATGAATGAGTCCTTACAACTTACTGGTTTACCTGCAGGCACCTATTTCATAATAACTGCCAACAGACAATCGTACCAGATCATAAAACAATAG
- a CDS encoding Crp/Fnr family transcriptional regulator, giving the protein MKRLLVVNTANESHKIMEAMPIFESGTATFARKYQTDRLTTLFNLNTNVNKYKKKEVIYAEGNHPVQLFYIKKGIVKTYKCNSEGKELITGIYGEGEYLGYVALLEETVYKDIAVAVEYAELAVISKDEFEGMMESDWQVARKFINLLAKDITDKEQLLLGLAYNSLRKKVAEALILLSRKYKDAIKISRDNLAAIAGTATESLIRTLGEFRQEKLIEISEGYITIINESKLKTMLN; this is encoded by the coding sequence ATGAAAAGATTGCTTGTTGTTAATACAGCCAACGAAAGCCATAAAATAATGGAAGCTATGCCCATTTTTGAAAGTGGCACCGCCACTTTTGCCCGCAAATATCAAACCGACCGATTAACTACATTATTTAACCTGAACACAAACGTAAACAAGTATAAAAAGAAAGAGGTGATCTATGCCGAAGGCAATCACCCCGTGCAGTTATTCTATATTAAAAAGGGTATTGTAAAAACATACAAGTGTAATTCTGAAGGGAAGGAGCTTATTACCGGTATCTATGGAGAAGGGGAGTACCTGGGATATGTGGCGTTGCTGGAAGAAACGGTGTATAAAGATATTGCCGTGGCCGTTGAATATGCCGAACTGGCGGTTATTTCAAAAGATGAGTTTGAGGGTATGATGGAATCCGACTGGCAGGTGGCGCGCAAATTTATAAATCTGTTGGCTAAGGATATTACGGACAAAGAGCAGTTGCTACTGGGGCTGGCCTATAACTCTCTTCGTAAAAAAGTAGCAGAGGCGTTGATCTTATTAAGCCGTAAGTATAAAGATGCCATCAAGATCAGCCGCGATAACCTGGCTGCTATTGCCGGCACGGCTACCGAATCGTTGATAAGGACGCTGGGCGAGTTCAGACAGGAGAAGCTGATTGAAATAAGCGAAGGTTACATTACCATTATCAACGAAAGTAAACTCAAAACAATGTTGAATTAA
- a CDS encoding T9SS type A sorting domain-containing protein → MVPSSTTFSTTDPLLKVFPSIFQSSIIVKIKANKTGSAPFKLIDYSGRTLLQQDLPVKAGSNTIPIPNLGHIAEGNYIVLVNIDNKVLNQKITKQ, encoded by the coding sequence TTGGTACCTTCTTCTACTACTTTCTCAACCACCGATCCGTTATTAAAAGTATTTCCGTCCATCTTCCAAAGCTCCATTATTGTTAAGATAAAGGCCAACAAAACCGGTTCGGCTCCATTTAAACTGATCGATTATAGCGGCCGCACGCTGCTACAACAGGACCTTCCGGTAAAGGCAGGAAGCAATACGATACCCATCCCCAATCTGGGCCATATAGCTGAGGGTAACTATATTGTACTGGTAAATATTGATAATAAAGTGCTTAATCAAAAGATCACCAAACAATAA
- a CDS encoding T9SS type A sorting domain-containing protein → MDANANITIYRYSSAGTLLNTYSSTTAYPSGIATGGSWTLTGITAATGDYFVAKAKGTNASLNESECMQSNIIYTTCSSVINPTALSSSSSKGICGSLTTGATGVLIYKMDATGNTLMNPSNANTTYTATTFSWFTCSGGSTGSVANGSYMVILTGGGCQSTPVFDCINSGSGSLTGLATSSAITFPATIYPFNTTISGAVPTYTGAQVATLFINNVLKTTVTIPANTTSYTFSGLQLNANDNIKIYLSGNGCTVYNSTTVGCYNQPPVITTDANGALLAGATTITGTSAASASITLNKTNVTTNSWTTTANASGVWSVTVPALVAGDTYTATVTAAGGCSTASTASSTATVAAVTNTCPTISLTPVSNTPYTDTSTYVYGTINVTTAGSVVRLYVDGALAGSQTFSTTGAQTWTILSSLPFYNGAVLKPTFQSGATGSEKTDCGVTSTVICTSPATPSISPASSTIFTGQKVTYTVTSPVSSTWYAVNDNTGKSYATSVLTPNTTTFSLPTNNFSAPGTYNLLISADKLTGCAASTASATVVVNAVVTPVRFISVSAAKAGGGIAVNWTVAQESEVDRYDIEKSFDGINFGVVGSVKYKEVNTLVNKYSFTDVAGATTEKVYYRVRQVDHNLFYTLSSIVMVKIAPDKILQIWPNPASDQVTVNITVNNSQATYIDMLDLTGSKLMTKQVNLVTGANSLLIKGLRHFSPGVYLFKIVADGETTMQKIVIK, encoded by the coding sequence ATGGATGCGAATGCCAACATCACCATCTACCGTTATTCATCTGCGGGAACCTTATTAAATACTTATTCATCTACCACTGCCTACCCCAGTGGGATTGCTACCGGTGGTTCCTGGACGCTCACCGGCATTACGGCGGCAACAGGTGATTATTTTGTAGCAAAAGCAAAAGGAACAAACGCCTCTTTGAACGAATCGGAATGTATGCAATCCAACATCATTTATACAACCTGTTCATCCGTTATAAATCCAACAGCTCTTTCATCATCCAGTTCAAAAGGTATTTGTGGAAGTTTGACCACAGGCGCTACGGGTGTGCTCATTTATAAAATGGATGCAACCGGGAATACGCTGATGAACCCGTCAAATGCCAACACCACTTATACGGCCACCACTTTCTCCTGGTTCACCTGTAGTGGTGGCAGCACCGGAAGCGTAGCCAACGGTTCTTACATGGTTATTTTAACAGGCGGCGGTTGCCAGTCAACACCGGTATTTGATTGTATCAATAGCGGTAGCGGCTCGCTTACAGGGCTGGCCACAAGCAGTGCTATTACATTCCCCGCAACCATCTATCCTTTCAATACGACCATTTCAGGCGCTGTGCCAACCTACACCGGAGCGCAGGTAGCCACCTTGTTTATCAATAATGTGCTGAAGACAACCGTAACCATTCCGGCAAACACTACCTCTTATACTTTTTCGGGGCTGCAGTTAAATGCCAATGATAATATTAAAATATATTTATCGGGGAATGGTTGTACCGTGTATAACAGTACAACGGTAGGTTGTTATAATCAGCCGCCGGTAATTACAACAGATGCCAATGGCGCTCTGCTTGCCGGAGCCACCACTATCACGGGCACTTCAGCAGCCAGTGCCAGCATAACCCTGAATAAAACAAATGTTACCACCAACAGTTGGACCACAACCGCCAATGCCAGTGGTGTGTGGTCAGTAACGGTGCCGGCACTGGTGGCAGGCGATACTTATACGGCCACCGTAACGGCAGCCGGAGGTTGCAGTACGGCCAGTACTGCTTCGTCAACTGCTACAGTAGCGGCTGTAACAAATACCTGTCCAACCATCAGCCTTACACCTGTTTCAAACACCCCTTATACAGATACCAGTACCTATGTTTATGGAACGATAAATGTCACCACTGCCGGGAGCGTTGTGCGGTTATATGTAGACGGTGCACTGGCAGGTTCGCAAACATTCAGTACAACAGGCGCGCAAACCTGGACCATTCTTTCATCCCTGCCATTTTATAATGGCGCGGTGCTGAAACCTACTTTTCAATCGGGGGCCACTGGTAGTGAAAAAACCGATTGTGGTGTTACCAGTACCGTGATATGTACCTCGCCCGCAACCCCCTCAATTTCACCTGCCTCATCCACCATTTTTACCGGCCAGAAGGTTACTTATACAGTTACCTCACCGGTAAGCAGCACCTGGTATGCCGTGAACGATAATACAGGAAAAAGCTATGCTACTTCCGTTTTAACGCCAAATACAACAACCTTTTCATTACCTACCAATAATTTCAGTGCGCCCGGCACTTATAATTTATTGATCTCAGCCGATAAATTAACCGGTTGTGCGGCCAGTACTGCCAGCGCAACAGTAGTGGTAAATGCCGTGGTAACGCCCGTACGGTTTATCAGCGTGAGTGCTGCCAAAGCAGGTGGCGGTATAGCGGTAAACTGGACGGTAGCCCAGGAATCGGAGGTAGACAGGTATGATATAGAAAAAAGTTTTGACGGCATAAATTTCGGGGTAGTTGGAAGTGTGAAGTATAAAGAGGTGAACACCTTAGTAAATAAATATAGTTTTACAGATGTTGCAGGCGCCACTACAGAAAAAGTGTATTACCGCGTTCGCCAGGTAGATCATAACTTGTTTTACACGCTTAGCTCCATCGTAATGGTAAAGATAGCACCGGATAAAATTTTACAGATCTGGCCTAACCCGGCCAGCGACCAGGTAACAGTGAACATTACCGTAAACAATTCGCAGGCAACGTACATCGATATGTTGGACCTTACCGGCAGCAAACTGATGACAAAACAGGTGAACCTGGTTACGGGCGCCAATTCTCTTTTAATAAAGGGGCTTCGGCATTTTTCGCCAGGCGTATATTTATTTAAAATAGTTGCAGACGGGGAAACTACCATGCAGAAAATAGTGATCAAGTGA
- the mgtE gene encoding magnesium transporter translates to MNLKDITNKLLKANFTRLFGFNNDKRYIHPAEIAQVLTGMRFEAAYQAFLSFPVKAQVGIFPYLDGFTQKKIIRQVGNDKAAYILNGLSSDDRLTFYSTLKGVELSNFIEYLNDENKDTTHDLLGYPDNSVARLINTDFATIEKEMTIAEAAEHLRKNHKDTEAANDIYVVDDEGKLIDDIPVRRLILNDPKKKIEEILDGFCATLYITDSKEKAVAMFKEYDRVVLPVVNEDKFLLGVLTVDDVLDEVEERNTKEMQKFGGLESLDYPYVKTPFFSLIKKRAGWLIVLFLSEMLTATAMSYFDIEISKAVVLALFVPLIISSGGNSGSQAATIIIRAMAVKELSIKNWWYVMRRELMSGLILGLILGSIGFLRISLWQNFHWYNYGPYWVLVAITVFFSLIGIVMWGTLSGSMIPIVLKRFNLDPATSSAPFVATLVDVTGLVIYFTIAAIMLKGTLL, encoded by the coding sequence ATGAATTTAAAGGATATAACCAACAAATTGCTTAAAGCCAATTTTACCCGTCTTTTCGGATTTAACAATGATAAAAGATATATTCACCCCGCAGAAATAGCGCAGGTATTGACAGGAATGCGGTTTGAAGCAGCGTACCAGGCTTTTTTGTCTTTTCCTGTTAAAGCGCAGGTGGGAATATTCCCTTACCTCGATGGTTTTACGCAAAAAAAGATCATCAGGCAGGTTGGGAATGACAAGGCAGCTTACATTCTAAACGGATTGAGTTCAGACGACAGGCTAACTTTTTATTCAACATTAAAAGGGGTAGAGCTGTCCAATTTTATTGAATATCTGAATGATGAAAACAAAGATACCACGCATGATCTGCTGGGGTACCCGGATAATAGCGTGGCAAGATTGATCAATACAGATTTTGCCACCATCGAAAAAGAAATGACCATTGCAGAAGCAGCCGAGCATTTGCGCAAGAACCATAAAGATACAGAAGCCGCCAATGACATATATGTTGTAGATGATGAAGGCAAGTTGATAGATGATATTCCGGTTCGACGACTTATCTTAAATGATCCTAAAAAGAAGATCGAAGAAATACTGGACGGTTTTTGCGCCACTTTATATATTACCGACAGTAAAGAGAAAGCAGTAGCCATGTTTAAAGAATATGACCGGGTGGTACTGCCGGTTGTAAATGAAGATAAATTTTTATTGGGCGTGCTTACAGTAGATGATGTGCTCGATGAAGTGGAAGAAAGAAATACCAAAGAAATGCAAAAATTTGGTGGTTTGGAAAGCCTGGACTACCCATATGTTAAAACCCCATTTTTTTCGCTCATTAAAAAAAGAGCCGGATGGCTTATTGTACTGTTTTTAAGTGAAATGCTTACGGCTACCGCTATGAGCTATTTTGATATAGAAATTTCTAAAGCAGTTGTACTGGCCCTGTTTGTGCCGTTGATTATTTCCAGTGGGGGTAACAGCGGTTCGCAGGCCGCCACTATCATAATCAGGGCAATGGCTGTGAAAGAATTGAGCATAAAGAACTGGTGGTATGTAATGCGCCGGGAATTGATGTCGGGTTTAATATTAGGTTTGATCCTTGGCAGTATTGGCTTTTTACGTATTTCCCTGTGGCAAAATTTTCACTGGTATAATTATGGCCCGTATTGGGTGCTTGTTGCGATAACAGTATTTTTTTCGCTTATCGGGATTGTGATGTGGGGCACCTTAAGCGGCTCCATGATCCCCATTGTTTTAAAGCGATTTAACCTTGACCCCGCCACCTCCTCGGCGCCTTTTGTTGCTACATTGGTAGACGTAACAGGATTGGTGATTTATTTCACCATTGCAGCAATAATGTTAAAGGGAACTCTATTGTAA